The Chloroflexota bacterium genome has a window encoding:
- a CDS encoding response regulator transcription factor, which produces MKILVADDDRELGEILTFALQRAGFDVVKAEDGEQALRLFGESDPALVILDYNMPKLDGLQVCRNLRTHSAVPIIMLTVRNAEEDILSAFEAGADDYVSKPFSPKQLIARIKAELRRAGLPQRGILTSGSLTLDPVRHEVRQSGAGAISLTPLEFRLLHVLIENRGQVLTVDDLVHQVWGHDETTGDRTLLKGLVRRLRQKIDLDGVTQSRIKTVVGVGYTYTDPGA; this is translated from the coding sequence ATGAAAATACTCGTTGCCGATGATGATCGCGAACTGGGTGAAATCTTGACGTTTGCCTTGCAGCGCGCCGGTTTCGACGTCGTCAAGGCGGAGGACGGCGAGCAGGCGCTCCGTCTGTTTGGCGAGTCTGACCCCGCGCTCGTCATTCTCGACTACAATATGCCGAAGCTCGACGGGCTGCAGGTGTGCCGGAACCTGCGCACGCATTCGGCGGTGCCGATCATCATGCTGACGGTGCGCAATGCGGAAGAGGACATCCTCAGCGCCTTCGAAGCGGGCGCCGACGACTACGTGTCCAAGCCGTTCAGCCCCAAGCAGTTGATCGCGCGCATCAAAGCGGAATTGCGGCGCGCCGGCCTGCCGCAGCGCGGCATCCTAACGAGTGGTTCTCTGACGCTGGACCCAGTGCGCCATGAAGTGCGCCAGTCCGGCGCCGGCGCCATCAGCCTGACGCCGCTCGAGTTCCGCCTGCTGCACGTTCTGATCGAGAATCGCGGCCAGGTGCTTACGGTTGACGACCTGGTGCATCAGGTGTGGGGCCACGATGAAACGACCGGCGACCGCACACTGCTCAAGGGCCTGGTGCGCCGCCTGCGCCAGAAGATCGACCTGGATGGCGTAACCCAGTCCCGCATCAAGACCGTTGTCGGCGTCGGCTACACGTACACGGACCCGGGGGCCTGA